Proteins from a single region of Shinella zoogloeoides:
- a CDS encoding DUF4815 domain-containing protein, giving the protein MAFEHPSGLPDAFDRAQDRPDYQALVFYGEEPFIQTTELNEIQTIQRNALKRLGHIIVNDGDRIDRGAAFVDIDAGTVTIEVGRVYADGDIWEVPARVLAGVSMVGRVEVGIRLLTDYVTHEQDASLVGLVPGPISEGEGGAAREIRSATWANKDADEPGLFFTVYILQDGVILDEQGPNLFAPVMAAIADQDRPNGNYIVHGCRVTYLATNAGKQIFSISEGEANIYGYKRSRLAALRHEEPEDWDEMIIPGETHIYPGGASHTFEVDFAPIGVVNSILLTKEITVNVTRGPIANGQDGLPKTGVTSIVGIAGFTKDVDYTLTANTVNWGLAGGEPLAGATYPVTFRYLDLVEPTARTDTAITVAGGADGGAAILAYTSKLPRIDRLCLAEDGAPLYIKGISARANGLPPAAPDNALKLCQVHNDWMGPPRIVIDGKNDGVVFNPQSEIARLKFAFLDMQRLMGLERIQQSIDSREPVAKKGIFVDPFIDDTYRDAGLAQSGAIFDGMVQLAIDPTFFTTTLTGPVMLDPVEEVIVSQPLKSFCEKINPYQNFTFLPGALKLVPPVDFWTETRDTWTSARTQEFNRGTRTDSGPLRTATTSSELVDTRTEMIEFLRQIPVSFTISGFAPGEILDELTFDSVDVKPAGVHTADGTGELSGSFVIPPNVTAGSKIVAAKGMGGTDATALFAGQGTVTTRTMRLVTTVLTWTRARTVAMGGGGRGSGADGSRGLDPQAQGFALPETRQVMGVDFHLCHIGDEAKHIVVNQVTMNNGYPTTDIQAEAILPMVGAVIGWKAARYTLPVTTGPQFLQAFVIKTDDADHSVSIAKLGGFDQELQQKIASHPYTTSARFSSVNAETYTAHQDEALAFRIVVANYPVTTKVVELGSFDLVDCSDIQVRAAVEIPAAGCSVEFEIERTNGTKYRLAPFQVLQLTEYITETVQLRAILKGTSKLSPILYAPVDLVAGHIHEEFTYVTRAFALGEAVRIANYFKAYLPGGSTIAVGLSIDDGPFVAMPVAENEQLAFPLWVDRKHELTGQTGTTCRLKLTGTGGPASRLVAGHYSAAVF; this is encoded by the coding sequence ATGGCCTTTGAACACCCTTCCGGCCTGCCCGACGCTTTCGACCGCGCCCAGGATCGCCCCGACTATCAGGCGCTCGTGTTCTATGGCGAGGAGCCGTTCATCCAGACGACTGAACTCAACGAGATCCAGACCATCCAGCGCAACGCGCTGAAGCGGCTCGGCCATATCATCGTGAATGATGGCGACCGGATCGACCGTGGCGCTGCCTTCGTCGACATCGATGCCGGCACTGTAACGATCGAGGTCGGCCGCGTTTATGCCGATGGCGATATATGGGAGGTACCGGCCCGCGTGCTTGCCGGCGTCTCCATGGTCGGCCGCGTCGAGGTCGGCATCCGCCTGCTTACCGACTACGTCACCCACGAGCAGGATGCGTCCCTCGTGGGTCTGGTGCCCGGCCCGATCTCGGAAGGGGAAGGCGGCGCGGCGCGCGAGATCCGCAGCGCCACCTGGGCGAACAAGGACGCCGACGAGCCGGGCCTGTTCTTCACGGTCTACATCCTCCAGGACGGCGTGATCCTGGACGAGCAAGGCCCGAACCTCTTTGCACCGGTCATGGCGGCGATCGCGGACCAGGACCGGCCAAACGGCAACTACATCGTCCACGGCTGCCGCGTGACCTATCTCGCCACCAATGCCGGCAAGCAGATTTTTTCGATCAGCGAAGGCGAGGCCAATATCTACGGTTATAAGCGCTCGCGTCTTGCCGCCCTGCGCCATGAAGAGCCGGAAGACTGGGACGAGATGATCATCCCCGGCGAGACGCATATCTATCCCGGTGGCGCCAGCCACACATTCGAGGTGGACTTCGCACCGATCGGCGTCGTCAACTCGATCCTGCTGACCAAGGAAATCACCGTCAACGTCACGCGCGGCCCGATCGCGAACGGGCAGGACGGCCTCCCGAAAACCGGCGTTACCAGCATCGTCGGCATCGCCGGCTTCACCAAGGACGTGGACTATACCCTGACCGCGAACACGGTGAACTGGGGCCTTGCCGGCGGGGAACCACTTGCCGGGGCGACCTATCCCGTCACCTTCCGCTACCTCGACCTCGTCGAGCCAACCGCCCGCACCGATACGGCGATCACCGTCGCCGGTGGCGCAGACGGCGGCGCTGCTATCCTGGCATACACGTCCAAGCTCCCGCGCATCGACCGCCTTTGCCTCGCCGAGGACGGCGCGCCGCTTTACATCAAGGGTATCTCGGCCCGCGCCAACGGCCTGCCGCCGGCAGCGCCCGACAACGCCCTGAAGCTCTGCCAGGTGCACAACGACTGGATGGGGCCGCCGCGCATCGTCATCGATGGGAAGAACGACGGCGTGGTCTTCAACCCGCAGTCCGAGATCGCCCGACTGAAGTTCGCCTTCCTCGATATGCAGCGCCTCATGGGCCTGGAGCGCATCCAGCAGTCCATCGACAGCCGGGAGCCGGTGGCGAAGAAGGGCATCTTCGTCGATCCCTTCATCGACGACACCTACCGCGATGCGGGTCTTGCCCAGTCCGGCGCGATCTTCGACGGCATGGTGCAGCTTGCGATCGACCCGACCTTCTTCACCACGACATTGACCGGCCCGGTGATGCTCGATCCCGTCGAGGAGGTCATCGTCTCACAGCCGCTGAAGAGCTTCTGCGAGAAGATCAATCCGTACCAGAACTTCACGTTCCTGCCCGGAGCGCTGAAGCTCGTGCCGCCGGTGGACTTCTGGACGGAGACCCGCGACACATGGACATCCGCGCGCACGCAGGAGTTCAACCGTGGCACGAGGACGGACAGCGGGCCGCTCCGCACCGCAACGACCTCTTCCGAGCTGGTCGATACGCGTACGGAGATGATCGAATTCCTGCGCCAGATCCCTGTCTCTTTCACGATCTCGGGTTTCGCGCCCGGCGAGATCCTCGACGAACTGACCTTCGATAGCGTCGACGTCAAGCCGGCCGGCGTTCACACCGCCGACGGCACGGGGGAACTCAGCGGCAGCTTCGTCATCCCGCCGAACGTCACGGCCGGCTCCAAGATCGTTGCCGCCAAGGGAATGGGCGGGACGGACGCGACGGCTCTCTTTGCCGGACAGGGCACCGTCACGACGCGGACCATGCGGCTCGTCACGACAGTTTTAACCTGGACGCGGGCACGTACGGTCGCGATGGGCGGTGGCGGGCGTGGCAGCGGCGCTGACGGCTCGCGTGGCCTGGACCCGCAGGCGCAGGGCTTCGCCTTGCCCGAGACCCGGCAGGTCATGGGCGTCGATTTCCATCTTTGCCACATCGGCGATGAGGCCAAGCACATCGTCGTCAATCAGGTCACGATGAACAACGGCTATCCGACGACCGACATCCAGGCGGAAGCGATCCTGCCCATGGTCGGCGCGGTCATCGGCTGGAAAGCGGCCCGCTACACGCTGCCCGTCACCACAGGCCCGCAATTCCTTCAGGCCTTCGTCATCAAGACCGACGATGCGGATCACTCAGTCTCGATCGCCAAGCTGGGCGGGTTCGACCAGGAGCTTCAGCAGAAGATCGCGAGCCACCCCTATACGACCAGCGCACGTTTCTCTTCGGTCAACGCCGAAACCTACACCGCGCACCAGGACGAGGCGCTTGCCTTCCGTATCGTCGTCGCGAACTACCCGGTGACCACGAAGGTCGTCGAGCTGGGGAGCTTCGATTTAGTAGACTGCTCGGACATTCAGGTGCGCGCGGCCGTCGAGATCCCGGCCGCCGGATGCTCGGTGGAGTTCGAGATCGAGCGGACCAACGGCACGAAATACCGGCTGGCCCCGTTCCAGGTGCTGCAGCTCACCGAATACATCACCGAGACGGTGCAGCTCCGGGCGATCCTCAAAGGCACTTCGAAGCTCTCGCCCATCCTTTATGCGCCCGTCGATCTGGTCGCCGGGCACATCCACGAGGAGTTCACCTACGTCACCCGTGCCTTTGCCCTGGGCGAGGCGGTGCGCATCGCGAACTACTTCAAGGCTTACCTGCCGGGTGGCTCCACGATCGCGGTCGGCCTGTCGATCGACGACGGCCCCTTCGTCGCCATGCCGGTGGCCGAGAATGAGCAACTGGCCTTCCCGCTGTGGGTGGATCGCAAGCACGAGCTGACGGGCCAGACCGGCACGACCTGCCGCCTGAAGCTGACCGGCACAGGCGGCCCCGCCTCACGCCTCGTCGCCGGCCATTACAGCGCCGCCGTATTCTGA
- a CDS encoding phage tail protein, with protein MLTPYVDNVYELLDGRGVRWMRVRGTYDAIARGLAFLGITATAEPAWHGRVWWNSFQLRFPALPANDRPLLERIEGVTRLSGPKRSDLRRGVHQYDVGPLIGNASRLNQSLLDRESGIRLKDGGTLWSFGRTMEIDHTLTEAEGLAIGNWIEEPEEGGLPWVSMTYPWVTATFPWAASPAAQRRALMAAWFIARPIYARLQDAAGVVIGYRRCRACHAVTQVLDGRYRIAGQSWSPAPAGQTAYIEAMTGFRDADGVEARSVALMAGVTLAAGIPPGRLWLKPEEVTAGAPFAETPISLPLRATVRERFKFLVRF; from the coding sequence ATGCTCACGCCATATGTCGATAACGTCTATGAGCTGCTCGACGGTCGAGGCGTGCGCTGGATGCGGGTGCGCGGAACCTATGACGCAATCGCGCGCGGCCTTGCCTTCCTCGGCATCACCGCCACGGCCGAGCCGGCATGGCACGGCCGCGTCTGGTGGAACTCCTTTCAGCTTCGGTTCCCGGCGCTGCCGGCGAACGATCGCCCGCTGCTGGAGCGCATCGAGGGCGTCACGCGCCTGTCCGGGCCGAAGCGCTCGGACCTGCGCCGTGGCGTCCACCAGTACGACGTCGGCCCGCTGATCGGCAACGCGTCCCGCCTCAACCAAAGCCTCCTCGACCGCGAGAGCGGCATCCGCCTCAAGGACGGCGGAACGCTCTGGTCCTTCGGTCGCACGATGGAGATCGACCACACGCTGACCGAAGCCGAGGGACTGGCAATCGGCAACTGGATCGAGGAACCGGAGGAAGGCGGTCTGCCGTGGGTGTCGATGACCTATCCGTGGGTGACGGCAACCTTCCCCTGGGCGGCAAGCCCCGCGGCCCAGCGCCGGGCACTGATGGCGGCCTGGTTCATCGCCCGGCCGATCTATGCCCGCCTGCAGGACGCTGCCGGCGTCGTCATCGGCTATCGCCGCTGCCGTGCCTGCCATGCCGTCACACAGGTCCTTGACGGCCGCTATCGGATCGCCGGCCAGTCCTGGTCTCCAGCGCCGGCTGGGCAGACGGCCTACATCGAGGCAATGACCGGCTTCCGCGATGCCGATGGTGTCGAAGCCCGGTCGGTCGCCCTGATGGCAGGCGTCACCCTTGCCGCTGGCATCCCTCCCGGCCGCCTCTGGCTGAAGCCCGAGGAGGTGACGGCCGGCGCACCTTTTGCCGAAACCCCGATTTCCCTGCCGCTCCGCGCCACCGTTCGCGAGCGCTTCAAATTCCTTGTGAGGTTCTAA
- a CDS encoding baseplate J/gp47 family protein, whose product MTIDLSALPKPAVIRELDYEAIVERQKQTFLAKWAVARAQFPDLPAYSVEMLDSDPFAIDNQAESTREMLLRAEINDTFRSTFLYFARRGNLDHLAASVPVLRMPGEDDDRFLVRILLGIMGRSTAGPQERYQFLAMSADLRVKWAEPYRIGRSPVIYIAIFSSEADGVASAGLLNAVRAAVTAPAAQVMNDTVIVQPAIRKVANLAADIWLLPDAEEATVARAASNLRAAWATEQGLGRDLVAAWWISKLMIPGVHKAVPATSADVVAQPTEAISIGSINLVLKGRAY is encoded by the coding sequence ATGACCATCGACCTTTCCGCCCTTCCGAAGCCGGCCGTCATCCGCGAACTCGACTATGAAGCCATCGTCGAGCGCCAGAAGCAGACGTTCCTTGCGAAGTGGGCCGTCGCACGCGCGCAGTTCCCGGACCTGCCGGCCTATAGCGTCGAGATGCTGGACAGCGATCCGTTTGCAATCGACAACCAGGCCGAAAGCACCCGCGAGATGCTGCTGCGGGCCGAGATCAACGACACCTTCCGCTCGACGTTCCTGTATTTCGCGCGGCGCGGGAACCTCGACCATCTCGCGGCGAGCGTGCCCGTTCTGCGCATGCCCGGCGAGGATGACGATCGCTTCCTGGTGCGCATCCTCCTCGGCATCATGGGACGCTCCACGGCCGGCCCGCAGGAGCGCTACCAGTTCCTCGCCATGTCGGCCGACCTTCGGGTGAAATGGGCGGAGCCTTATCGGATCGGGCGCAGCCCCGTTATCTACATCGCGATATTCTCATCGGAGGCGGACGGCGTCGCCAGCGCCGGGCTTCTCAATGCCGTTCGCGCGGCCGTCACCGCACCGGCCGCCCAGGTGATGAACGACACCGTCATCGTGCAGCCGGCCATTCGCAAGGTCGCCAACCTTGCCGCCGATATCTGGCTGCTGCCCGATGCCGAGGAGGCCACCGTTGCCCGCGCCGCTTCGAACCTGCGCGCCGCGTGGGCTACCGAACAGGGCCTTGGCCGCGACCTCGTGGCCGCGTGGTGGATCTCGAAGCTGATGATCCCGGGCGTGCACAAGGCGGTGCCCGCTACCTCCGCCGACGTCGTCGCCCAGCCGACCGAAGCCATCTCCATCGGCAGCATCAACCTTGTCCTGAAGGGGAGAGCCTATTGA
- a CDS encoding GPW/gp25 family protein has product MAGEIRYRVGINARTGKLLTGPAHLAQSLGKIWHTRIGARVMRLTFGADLRSLLSEDLTPSIALLLYNEMVASAALWEPEYLLGQLQLVTMTDGGRLGIRHGGLYFPEGRFGNYDLAVDLGLRATTPVALGVA; this is encoded by the coding sequence ATGGCCGGTGAAATCCGCTATCGCGTCGGAATCAATGCACGGACGGGCAAGCTGCTCACCGGCCCGGCGCACCTTGCCCAGTCTCTCGGCAAGATCTGGCACACCCGGATCGGTGCCCGCGTCATGCGCCTGACCTTCGGCGCGGATCTTCGCTCGTTGCTTTCCGAAGACCTCACACCGTCGATCGCGCTCCTTCTCTATAATGAGATGGTGGCGAGCGCGGCGCTCTGGGAGCCGGAATACCTGCTCGGCCAGTTGCAGCTCGTCACGATGACGGACGGCGGTCGGCTCGGCATTCGCCACGGCGGCCTCTATTTCCCGGAAGGCCGTTTCGGAAACTACGACCTCGCTGTCGACCTCGGCCTGCGCGCCACCACGCCCGTTGCACTGGGGGTCGCATGA
- a CDS encoding phage baseplate assembly protein V produces the protein MRDPVALELRRQLARMEAAERRMSMMLIPGKVGPVDPERRRLRLKLGKNSKGEDVLGPWTRWQEAGVGQLSIHSEPGGDEQMMLISLSGTVGAGSIAIPATFDQDHAAPSKASDLSMFARGQTRIEMKGDQLVFRAGGCTAVLDAAGWQTLGGGVFHDDVQIGKDHVHEDVEPGGALSGKPPR, from the coding sequence ATGCGTGATCCGGTCGCCCTGGAACTTCGCCGCCAGCTCGCCCGCATGGAAGCGGCCGAGCGGCGCATGTCCATGATGCTGATCCCCGGCAAGGTCGGCCCGGTCGATCCGGAACGCCGCCGGCTGCGGTTGAAGCTCGGCAAGAATTCGAAGGGCGAAGACGTGCTCGGTCCCTGGACACGGTGGCAGGAAGCCGGCGTCGGCCAGCTCTCTATCCACAGCGAGCCGGGCGGGGACGAGCAGATGATGCTGATCTCGCTGTCTGGCACGGTCGGCGCTGGCTCGATCGCCATCCCGGCGACCTTCGACCAGGATCACGCCGCGCCGTCGAAGGCGAGCGACCTTTCCATGTTCGCCCGCGGGCAGACCCGGATCGAGATGAAGGGCGACCAGCTCGTGTTCCGCGCCGGTGGCTGCACGGCCGTCCTCGATGCGGCCGGCTGGCAGACCTTGGGCGGCGGCGTGTTTCACGACGACGTCCAGATCGGCAAGGACCATGTCCACGAAGATGTTGAACCCGGCGGTGCCCTTTCCGGCAAGCCGCCCCGCTGA
- a CDS encoding phage virion morphogenesis protein, whose translation MSFGITLDASDLDDARLKLRRWFDFEPSELMTNIAAIGENQTRRRIAEEKTAPDGTPWKPNSQDTSILMQTGQHLLASVASFASASEAQWGAAWEWAHVHQEGMTIVPKSAEALVFQLGGKTIRSKKVDIPARPFVGISDENAREIVDAVTDFFGVLP comes from the coding sequence ATGAGCTTCGGCATCACGCTCGACGCCTCCGATCTGGACGATGCCCGCCTGAAGCTTCGGCGCTGGTTCGACTTCGAACCGTCCGAGCTGATGACGAACATTGCCGCCATCGGCGAGAACCAGACCCGCCGCCGCATCGCCGAGGAGAAGACCGCGCCGGACGGCACGCCCTGGAAGCCGAACTCGCAGGACACGTCCATCCTCATGCAGACCGGCCAGCATCTGCTCGCCTCCGTCGCCTCCTTTGCCTCAGCCAGCGAAGCGCAGTGGGGAGCCGCATGGGAATGGGCGCACGTCCACCAGGAGGGCATGACGATCGTACCGAAGTCGGCGGAAGCGCTCGTCTTCCAGCTCGGCGGCAAAACCATTCGCTCCAAGAAGGTGGATATCCCGGCCCGTCCGTTCGTCGGCATTTCCGACGAGAACGCCCGCGAGATCGTCGACGCCGTGACGGACTTCTTCGGGGTGCTGCCATGA
- a CDS encoding phage protein Gp36 family protein has product MAVYATIADLEARHNEQLTLVAADERTGLRDDVRIVAGITDASTEIRAILAARYSSSDLASLDEDSLAVLRVYCMDIAFYRIALAFSRSSETIKERHDTAIKRLEAIAAGKGALTTTGGSSGTGGDAGGVGQNEVVVEAPVRMFTRERLGRI; this is encoded by the coding sequence ATGGCCGTCTACGCCACCATCGCCGATCTCGAAGCCCGTCACAACGAGCAGCTCACGCTCGTCGCGGCCGATGAGCGGACGGGCTTGCGTGACGATGTGCGGATCGTGGCCGGCATCACCGACGCCTCGACGGAGATCCGCGCGATCCTCGCGGCCCGCTATTCCTCCTCCGATCTTGCCAGCCTGGACGAAGACAGCCTTGCGGTGCTGCGCGTCTACTGCATGGACATCGCCTTTTACCGCATCGCGCTCGCGTTCAGCCGCTCTTCCGAGACGATCAAGGAACGGCACGACACGGCCATCAAGCGCCTGGAGGCCATCGCGGCCGGCAAGGGGGCGCTGACGACGACGGGTGGTAGTTCGGGAACCGGCGGCGATGCCGGCGGCGTCGGTCAGAACGAAGTCGTCGTTGAGGCTCCGGTACGCATGTTCACCAGGGAAAGGCTCGGCCGGATATGA
- a CDS encoding Acb2/Tad1 domain-containing protein, translating to MSEHKGLPIAGYHAQSEEKIAVVNENKKVEEAILRLLDQYTASSEVDQRWLAIGRSHIEQGFMAINRAVFKPGRVQLDGDEA from the coding sequence ATGTCCGAGCATAAGGGGCTTCCCATCGCCGGCTACCACGCCCAGAGCGAGGAGAAGATCGCCGTCGTCAACGAGAACAAGAAGGTTGAGGAAGCCATCCTTCGACTTCTCGACCAGTACACCGCCTCGTCCGAGGTCGATCAGCGCTGGCTTGCCATCGGGCGCTCCCACATCGAGCAGGGTTTCATGGCGATCAACCGGGCCGTCTTCAAGCCCGGGCGCGTCCAGCTCGACGGCGACGAGGCGTAA
- a CDS encoding Mu-like prophage major head subunit gpT family protein, whose translation MSRVLTAEKLDAARRGFKTAFQLGLTSTAAIYQSLATVINSDAPEELYGWLGSIPKMREWIGARHIHGLTEKAYSIKNRKFELTVSVSADDIFYDRLGVYRPRFEMLGNSVALHPDETTMELVTSGASLPCFDGNNFFDTDHPVGKPGAVTSVSNYAAGGSNLWILADLSKPLKPWIYQKVGEPSFVNKEDPKSSDHVFMNDEYVYGADVRGAVGFGFWQMAYGATVALDATNLKAAWQAMSALTDDEGRKLNIKPTHLLVGSSNVFKARELLLSETIGGSSNTLRNLVQTMELPLLD comes from the coding sequence ATGTCCCGCGTTCTCACAGCGGAAAAGCTCGATGCGGCAAGGCGCGGCTTCAAGACCGCCTTCCAGCTCGGCCTGACCTCCACTGCCGCCATCTACCAGTCGCTGGCCACGGTGATCAATTCTGATGCGCCGGAAGAGCTTTACGGCTGGCTGGGGTCGATCCCCAAAATGCGCGAATGGATCGGCGCACGCCACATCCACGGCCTCACGGAAAAGGCCTATTCCATCAAGAACCGGAAGTTCGAGTTGACGGTTTCGGTCAGCGCCGACGACATCTTCTACGACCGGCTCGGTGTCTACCGGCCGCGTTTCGAGATGCTCGGCAATTCCGTCGCCCTGCATCCCGACGAAACCACGATGGAGCTGGTCACGTCCGGCGCGTCGTTGCCCTGCTTCGACGGCAATAACTTCTTCGATACCGATCATCCCGTTGGCAAGCCCGGCGCGGTGACGTCGGTTTCGAACTATGCCGCTGGTGGTTCCAATCTCTGGATCCTGGCCGACCTCTCCAAGCCGCTGAAGCCGTGGATCTACCAGAAGGTCGGCGAACCCAGCTTCGTCAACAAGGAAGACCCGAAGTCGTCGGACCACGTCTTCATGAACGACGAATATGTCTATGGCGCAGATGTGCGCGGGGCAGTCGGCTTCGGCTTCTGGCAGATGGCCTACGGCGCGACCGTGGCGCTGGATGCGACGAACCTCAAGGCAGCCTGGCAGGCCATGTCGGCGCTTACCGACGACGAGGGACGCAAGCTCAACATCAAGCCCACGCATCTGCTCGTCGGCAGCAGCAACGTCTTCAAGGCGAGGGAACTCCTGTTGTCCGAAACGATCGGCGGCTCGTCCAACACGCTGCGCAATCTCGTCCAGACCATGGAGCTTCCGCTTCTCGACTGA
- a CDS encoding phage protease, which produces MLQETTSHLSIACLDATASAAAEAMTGIATIDVFAADQAAGEEKRAPEWIKLTPRGRFTARDGRSFDVDPEALVQRFDADGVAVPLDVDHATVKKAMFGDIAPAVAWIEKLEALPDGLYGRVSWLEEGIRILTARSHRYISPALQADEFGKAIWLHSAALVAAPAISMPAVASAQPKTETKMLKAIAIALGLTEDAAEASCLSAITNLQRRIDPAVHQQALDTLASSQNELSEIKKAGRKEKVDALLEGALKAKKISPAHRDHYETLCATDDGLASVTALIATLGAGLAPTDLDTRRAPGGETYTLSAEDRNVMRSLDLSEEDYRKANGLPAA; this is translated from the coding sequence ATGCTTCAGGAAACCACAAGCCACCTTTCGATCGCCTGCTTGGACGCGACGGCCAGCGCCGCCGCCGAAGCCATGACGGGCATCGCCACCATCGACGTCTTCGCCGCCGATCAGGCAGCCGGCGAGGAGAAGCGCGCGCCCGAATGGATCAAGCTTACGCCCCGCGGCCGTTTCACCGCCCGCGACGGCCGCAGCTTCGACGTAGACCCCGAGGCGCTCGTCCAGCGCTTCGATGCGGACGGCGTCGCCGTTCCCCTCGATGTCGACCATGCGACCGTCAAGAAGGCCATGTTCGGTGACATCGCGCCGGCCGTCGCCTGGATCGAGAAGCTGGAGGCGCTGCCGGACGGCCTCTATGGGCGCGTGAGCTGGCTCGAAGAAGGCATCCGCATCCTCACCGCGCGCAGCCATCGCTACATCTCTCCCGCCCTGCAGGCCGACGAGTTCGGCAAGGCCATCTGGCTGCATTCGGCTGCCCTCGTCGCCGCGCCCGCCATCTCGATGCCCGCCGTGGCGTCGGCCCAACCCAAAACGGAGACCAAAATGCTGAAAGCTATCGCCATTGCGCTCGGCCTCACCGAGGATGCTGCGGAGGCGTCCTGCCTGTCCGCCATCACCAATCTGCAGAGGCGCATCGATCCTGCCGTGCACCAGCAGGCCCTCGACACCCTTGCTTCCTCGCAGAATGAACTCAGCGAGATCAAGAAGGCCGGCCGGAAGGAGAAGGTGGACGCGCTTCTCGAAGGTGCCTTGAAGGCCAAGAAAATCTCCCCGGCCCACCGTGACCATTACGAAACCCTCTGCGCGACCGACGACGGCCTTGCCTCGGTGACGGCCCTTATCGCGACCCTCGGCGCTGGCCTTGCCCCGACCGACCTCGACACCAGGCGCGCGCCCGGCGGCGAGACCTACACCCTGTCCGCCGAGGATCGGAACGTCATGCGCTCGCTGGACCTGTCCGAGGAAGACTACCGCAAAGCCAACGGCCTTCCGGCCGCCTGA
- a CDS encoding phage head morphogenesis protein → MAERASRFAYPPEVSGYFRTKAVKPSFSWLDIWAEEHAYIMTVAKTTELEVTSAFHRTIAQAIDEGKGFDTWKPLIEKELTKLGWWQPRMVSDPSGIDPDRMVDFSSDRRLKTIFWSNMNSARSAGQWERAQRSKGVLPYVLYMRTTSSDPRVEHLQWVGLILPIDHPFWKTHWPPNGWLCKCQVRMLTEREARALLGTTRVIGKNDQGEDITIRYTDNPPDLGPDIRHRNRRTGEISMVPPGIDAGWHTNPGLARATTLIRNFETQLDAAPGADATRVLKELWDDPYLRLAPRLPQKVWLPAGVSKELAEDLGARSAVISVTSETIVERIGRHKMSVDDFAVYPELLAEGLVLPDPRGKGHVRSIIRRIGKAWWRAFVTLSETGYMRATSLHQKQEKELRNAVERAGMKWPGGE, encoded by the coding sequence ATGGCAGAACGGGCATCACGCTTCGCCTATCCGCCCGAGGTCTCGGGCTATTTTCGCACCAAGGCGGTCAAGCCGAGCTTCTCCTGGCTGGACATATGGGCGGAAGAGCACGCCTACATCATGACCGTCGCCAAGACGACGGAGCTGGAGGTGACGTCCGCCTTTCACCGCACGATCGCCCAGGCGATCGACGAAGGCAAAGGCTTCGACACCTGGAAGCCGCTGATAGAAAAGGAGCTGACGAAGCTCGGCTGGTGGCAGCCGCGCATGGTGTCCGATCCTTCCGGCATTGATCCCGATCGCATGGTGGACTTCTCGTCCGACCGCCGGCTGAAGACGATCTTCTGGAGTAACATGAACTCCGCCCGCTCGGCCGGCCAGTGGGAACGGGCGCAGCGGTCGAAGGGTGTTCTGCCGTATGTGCTGTACATGCGCACCACGTCGAGCGATCCCCGCGTCGAGCATCTGCAGTGGGTCGGCCTCATCCTGCCGATCGATCATCCGTTCTGGAAGACACACTGGCCGCCGAACGGCTGGCTCTGCAAGTGTCAGGTCCGCATGCTCACCGAACGCGAGGCCCGAGCGCTTCTCGGCACCACACGCGTCATCGGCAAGAATGACCAGGGCGAGGACATCACGATCCGGTACACGGACAATCCGCCCGACCTCGGTCCCGACATCCGGCACCGCAACCGGCGCACCGGCGAGATATCCATGGTGCCGCCGGGCATCGATGCCGGCTGGCACACGAACCCGGGCCTTGCGCGCGCCACGACGCTGATCCGGAATTTCGAGACCCAGCTTGACGCAGCACCCGGGGCGGATGCGACGCGAGTGCTGAAGGAGCTTTGGGACGATCCCTATCTGCGCCTTGCGCCACGCCTCCCGCAGAAGGTCTGGCTGCCGGCCGGCGTCTCGAAGGAGCTCGCCGAAGATCTCGGCGCGAGGAGCGCCGTCATATCGGTGACCAGCGAAACCATCGTCGAGCGGATCGGCCGGCACAAGATGTCGGTGGACGATTTTGCGGTCTATCCCGAGCTGCTGGCCGAGGGCCTGGTGCTGCCGGACCCCCGCGGCAAGGGGCACGTCCGGTCGATCATCCGGCGGATCGGAAAGGCGTGGTGGCGGGCTTTCGTCACATTGTCCGAAACCGGCTACATGCGCGCGACGTCGCTGCATCAGAAGCAGGAGAAGGAATTGCGCAACGCGGTCGAGCGGGCGGGCATGAAATGGCCAGGAGGGGAATGA